The genomic DNA CACGATCACAACAAAGAAGGGTTTTCTGCCCGGGCTCTCGGCCCGCGTTCTTATCGGCGACCGCTCGCCGATCCGCCGCTTCACCGTCCGCGTGAAATTTCCCGCGGGGCAGACCCTGTACACCGATCTCGCGCGCGACACCACGGCTCCCGTCACATCGAAGGACGGCCAGGCCAATGTGTTGACCTGGACCTTCCCGAACGTCGCCATGATGCCGGTTGAAACGCAGCAGCCCGGAATGGAGCAGGTGCTCCCTGTACTCACCTTCGCGACCACCACCGAGGAGGCCGTACGGACGCACATCAATCCCTCCTACACACTCAACGAAGCTGCCCGCGCGCTCGCCACCTCCCTCACGGCGAACGCTTCCGATGCAACACAGAAGGCCTTCGCCCTTCGCGCCCACGTCGAGAACACGGTGGGCACGATGAGCGGCGATCTAGGATATATCGGCTATCAGGCGCAGACCGCTCAGCAGACCTTCGAGCGCAACGTGGGCAGCACACTCGACCGTGCCATACTTCTGGCCGCCTTGATACGGGCCGTGGGTTTTGATGCCGACGCGGTATTGGTCGGACCCGGACTGCCGCGTCAGGCGCCGCACGCATGGAACAACGCGGCCGTGCTCGTGCGCCTGCCCGGCACTGAGGAACCGCTTTTGCTCGATCCCGGCGCGGCGCAATACGACAAGATCCCGTACCGCCTATCCGGGAAGGCGCTCTTTGCGCTCAGCGGTGCGCCCGCACCTCCGGGCGTACGCGGACCGCGCACCGAGAACCGCGTCGCGCTCGATTTCCGCGCGGCCATCGCCGAGGATGGAATTGTGTCGGGGACCGTAGTGTGTGATTACGGCGGAGTATTCTCGAGCGAGATGGATCCGGCGCGCAGGACCACGCAGTTGAAACGCGCGATGGCCTCCTGTGTGCAGGGTGTCAAAGTGACGGAGGACAAGGACGGTGCGCGGCAGCAGCGGCCCACGGCGGCCCAGGTGCTGATCACGTCGACACGTCCCCTCGAAGCGCGCGACGGCCTCGCGGCGATCAGCATGCCGCAGCTTCCCGCGGGTGTCGACGACCTGCACGTCAACCTCGGTCTCGAGCAGCGCCGCACGCCCATCGATGTCGGAAACCGCGGCCGTTACGAGTCGAAAGTTCTGCTGCGCATTCCGCCCAACACCGCGTTGGCCTCGATTCCCCGCGAACAGAACGTGAGCAACAACGTCGGTGAAGTGCGCTGCGTTGTGCGCGCGAATGCCGAGGGTGTTGTGGTGGCGCGGACGCTGCTGCTGATGGTGTCGCCCGTACCGCCCGAGCAGTACGCCGACCTTCGCGCGCTGCTCGCCGTGTGGCAGGATCCGTCGTACCGCACGTTGTATCTCACCGGTCTTTCGCGGTAGTACGCGGCCGTTCCGCCGTGTGAACCTTGCGGCCTGGTTTTGTGTTATGTGGTCCAGAGAATGATCCATCATCCTTTCACCACAACCAAATCAAGGTCTTTGTCCATGAGTGTTCTCGTTGCAAAAACGGCTCCCGATTTCACAGCCCCCGCGGTTATGCCCGACGGCAGCATCGTCGACGCGTTCCGTCTCTCCGATCTCCGCGGCAAGTACGTGGTGCTTTTCTTCTGGCCGCTCGATTTCACCTTCGTGTGTCCGACGGAAATCATCGCGCATGATCATCGCGTGGAAGAGTTCAGGAAGCGCGGTGTGGAAGTTGTCGGTGTGTCGATCGATTCCCAGTACACGCACTTCGCCTGGCGCAACACGCCGGCAGAACAGGGCGGCATCGGCGCGGTGAAGTTCCCGCTGGTCGCCGACAAGTCGCACAGCATCACGCGCGATTACGGCGTGGAGAACGCCGACGGTGTCGCCTTCCGCGCCTCCTTCCTTATCGACAAGGACGGCGTCGTGCAGCATCAGGTAATTAACAATCTTCCGCTCGGCCGGAATGTGGACGAGATGCTCCGTATGGTGGACGCATTGCAGCACCACGAGGAATACGGCGAAGTGTGTCCCGCCGGCTGGCAGAAGGGCGACAGCGGCATGATCGACACCGCCGACGGTGTTGCGTCCTATCTCGCCGCCAACGCCGAAGCCCTCTGATCCGCGCCTCGGCGCCATCAACACCGAAGCGGGCGTCGCGTGATCCATACGCGGCGCCCGCGTATTTTTACCGGGAGTCCGTGAGGCCCCCGTCTTTATTCACCGCAACCGAGGAAACATCCATGCCCCGTGTCAGAATCGAACTCCCAGAGTACTTTCCGTTCAGCACCGAGATCAGCGTGCGTGTAAGCGACGTCAACTACGCGGGGCATCTCGGGAACGATTCCGTTCTCTCGCTGGCACACGAGGCGCGCATCCGTTTCCTCGCCTCATACGGCTTCAGCGAATTCGACACCGGCGGCGCCGGCATTGTCATGAGTGACGCGGCGGTAGTGTACAAGACCCAGGCATTCCAGGGTGAACGCCTGCGCGTCGACGTCGCCGTCGCCGATTTTACACGAGTCGGCTGCGACGTGTATTTCCGCATGGTCGACATCAGCAGCGGCCGCGACGTCGCACACGTCAAAACCGGAATTGTCTTCTTCGACTTCGCCACAAGCACACTTGTTCGCACACCCGCCGTCTTTCGGGAAAAAGTGAGTGGTGCGGCGGAGTAGGGAGTGGGGAGGTGCGAGTGGGGAGTAGTTTACCCGACGCAGCGCCGTAGGCGTAGGTACTGGTGCCTGGCACTTCCGACACAGGCATACGTGTCTCGAGACATTAACACCCGCAGTTTGATTTCACAGACGTAGCCCATACCGCGATACCCTTCACCCGTGTTAAAAGCTTTACCCGAGGAAAGGTGTTTTGCGATCGCGCAATAGTTGTTTGCGATTCCGACCTGGATGTCTGTGGTCTCCAAATGGATGTTTCGCATTTCCAAATGGATGTTTTGCAGTTCCAAATGGACGTTTCGCAGTTCCAAATGGACGTTTCACAGCTCCAAATGGACGTTTCGCAGTTCCAAATGGATGTTTCGCAGTTCCAAATGGATGTTTCGCAGTTCCAAATGGATGTTTCGCAGTTCCAAATGGATGTTTCGCAGTTCCAAATGGCTGTGTGAGGTTTCCGAATGGACGTTTCACAGTTCCAAATGGAAGGTTTTCTTCGAAAAATTGCAAAAGCGGGGAGCGACAAGAAAAAAAATGAAAAAAAAACACCGGCCGGAGGGAGGGGAAAGGGGTCGGATGCAGCTAAAATCTTGTTAATGAATAACATG from Ignavibacteriota bacterium includes the following:
- a CDS encoding thioesterase family protein; the protein is MPRVRIELPEYFPFSTEISVRVSDVNYAGHLGNDSVLSLAHEARIRFLASYGFSEFDTGGAGIVMSDAAVVYKTQAFQGERLRVDVAVADFTRVGCDVYFRMVDISSGRDVAHVKTGIVFFDFATSTLVRTPAVFREKVSGAAE
- a CDS encoding peroxiredoxin, with protein sequence MSVLVAKTAPDFTAPAVMPDGSIVDAFRLSDLRGKYVVLFFWPLDFTFVCPTEIIAHDHRVEEFRKRGVEVVGVSIDSQYTHFAWRNTPAEQGGIGAVKFPLVADKSHSITRDYGVENADGVAFRASFLIDKDGVVQHQVINNLPLGRNVDEMLRMVDALQHHEEYGEVCPAGWQKGDSGMIDTADGVASYLAANAEAL
- a CDS encoding DUF3857 domain-containing protein; this encodes MKNIARTLATAAFLAAVLALPLSAQKTAPDADAEYVDVQHEYTLQDDGTIVYRYEHHLRYLTSFAFNRAYGETFIVYNPAWQTLKITDASTRMADGRDVKAPFNAFNEVLPGFAANAAPYMHLREMVVTHTGLERGSVAHLAYTITTKKGFLPGLSARVLIGDRSPIRRFTVRVKFPAGQTLYTDLARDTTAPVTSKDGQANVLTWTFPNVAMMPVETQQPGMEQVLPVLTFATTTEEAVRTHINPSYTLNEAARALATSLTANASDATQKAFALRAHVENTVGTMSGDLGYIGYQAQTAQQTFERNVGSTLDRAILLAALIRAVGFDADAVLVGPGLPRQAPHAWNNAAVLVRLPGTEEPLLLDPGAAQYDKIPYRLSGKALFALSGAPAPPGVRGPRTENRVALDFRAAIAEDGIVSGTVVCDYGGVFSSEMDPARRTTQLKRAMASCVQGVKVTEDKDGARQQRPTAAQVLITSTRPLEARDGLAAISMPQLPAGVDDLHVNLGLEQRRTPIDVGNRGRYESKVLLRIPPNTALASIPREQNVSNNVGEVRCVVRANAEGVVVARTLLLMVSPVPPEQYADLRALLAVWQDPSYRTLYLTGLSR